In Tursiops truncatus isolate mTurTru1 chromosome X, mTurTru1.mat.Y, whole genome shotgun sequence, the following proteins share a genomic window:
- the LOC101339981 gene encoding LOW QUALITY PROTEIN: putative MAGE domain-containing protein MAGEA13P (The sequence of the model RefSeq protein was modified relative to this genomic sequence to represent the inferred CDS: deleted 3 bases in 2 codons; substituted 1 base at 1 genomic stop codon) — MLHSWKSQCDVLEVGLQAGKEAQGLVGAQVPVAEEEASASSLCPLTQGPSEAVPAAGTRSVPRRSQRARSSVAVAAIPLSKSNEGCSRQAEGVSTSQAPGFLLCDVLNKKVAKLLQFLSVKYVKQEPITKAEMLRNVIKEHKDHFPAIFSKACECMEVVFGIEVKEVDPTSHSYVLVKTLDLTYAGMLSDDQRVPKAGLVVLILGVIFMQGNRAPEEKIWEVLSVIGMYAGQEDFVYGETKKLITKELVEEKYLEXRQVPDSDPPHCEFLWGPRAHAESSKMKVLEFFAKIDETDPTAFSRWYEEALRDEKKRAQARAAAGANTSAMASGSSSVMPSSLSCPE; from the exons ATGCTTCACAGTTGGAAGAGTCAGTGCGACGTGCTTGAAGTAGGCCTTCAGGCCGGAAAAGAGGCTCAGGGCCTGGTGGGCGCACAGGTCCCTGTAGCTGAGGAGGAG GCCAGTGCCTCCTCGCTCTGTCCTTTGACCCAGGGCCCCTCAGAGGCTGTGCCTGCTGCTGGGACGCGGAGTGTG CCCCGGAGGTCGCAGAGAGCCCGCTCCTCCGTGGCCGTCGCAGCCATTCCACTGAGCAAGTCAAATGAGGGCTGCAGCAGGCAAGCAGAGGGTGTGAGCACCTCCCAGGCTCCCGGGTTCTTGCTCTGTGACGTGCTAAACAAGAAGGTGGCCAAACTGTTGCAGTTCTTAAGTGTCAAGTATGTAAAACAGGAGCCCATCACAAAGGCAGAAATGCTGAGGAATGTCATCAAAGAGCACAAGGACCACTTCCCTGCCATCTTCAGCAAAGCCTGTGAGTGCATGGAGGTTGTCTTTGGCATTGAAGTGAAGGAAGTGGACCCCACCAGCCACTCCTATGTGCTCGTGAAGACACTAGACCTCACCTACGCCGGGATGCTGAGTGATGACCAGCGCGTGCCCAAGGCCGGCCTCGTGGTACTTATCCTGGGTGTGATCTTCATGCAGGGCAACCGTGCCCCTGAGGAGAAAATCTGGGAAGTGCTGAGTGTTATTGGGATGTATGCTGGGCAGGAGGATTTCGTCTACGGGGAGACCAAGAAGCTCATCACCAAAGAGTTGGTGGAGGAGAAGTACCTGGAGTAGCGCCAGGTGCCCGACAGTGATCCCCCACACTGCGAATTCCTGTGGGGTCCAAGGGCCCACGCTGAAAGCAGCAAGATGAAAGTCCTGGAGTTTTTTGCCAAGATCGATGAGACTGACCCCACTGCATTCTCACGCTGGTATGAGGAAGCTTTGagagatgagaaaaagagagCTCAGGCCAGAGCTGCCGCGGGGGCTAATACTTCTGCCATGGCCAGTGGCAGCTCCAGTGTCATGCCCAGCAGCCTCTCCTGCCCTGAGTGA